Proteins found in one Oribacterium sp. oral taxon 102 genomic segment:
- a CDS encoding A/G-specific adenine glycosylase, with protein sequence MKKTCKVKQELIFSDVLLRWYQENRRILPWREDPTPYHVWISEIMLQQTRVEAVKSYYARFLAELPDIASLAASEEDHYLKLWEGLGYYSRVRNLHRAAGQLMAEHQGRMPDTAEQLLRIAGIGPYTAAAVASMSFGERIPAIDGNLLRCFSRLSAYSGSLRDRSGRQAAYRFFLDRMPPESRGGMPRRNEDGILQDALWNPCGAFNQAMMDLGAMICLPNGQPKCGACPLAVFCIAHRLGQEGDFPVKEEKKPRRVEKRTVFLLRRGEEIALRKRPARGLLAGLYELPNTEGTLTETEALQYLSGLGIAPLRLRRLPPARHIFTHKEWDMSGYEVFIDELAPLGAPGKGEVRCEDSAAWADRKKQSQAIALNRSKPRVSPAQRSGAEETAGGIFFAPRAAIRERYPVPSAFSAYTVLF encoded by the coding sequence ATGAAAAAAACATGTAAAGTGAAACAGGAGCTGATTTTCTCCGATGTGCTGCTTCGCTGGTATCAGGAGAACCGCCGTATCCTGCCGTGGCGGGAGGATCCGACACCTTATCATGTCTGGATCTCGGAGATCATGCTGCAGCAGACGCGGGTGGAGGCGGTGAAGTCCTATTATGCGCGATTCCTCGCGGAGCTGCCTGATATCGCATCCCTTGCCGCATCGGAGGAGGATCATTATCTCAAGCTCTGGGAGGGACTGGGCTATTACAGCCGCGTGCGGAACCTTCACAGAGCGGCGGGGCAGCTTATGGCAGAGCATCAGGGCAGGATGCCGGATACCGCGGAGCAGCTCCTTCGGATTGCCGGCATCGGCCCCTATACTGCGGCGGCGGTCGCATCCATGTCCTTCGGAGAGCGGATTCCGGCGATAGACGGGAATCTGCTGCGCTGCTTTTCCCGTCTCAGCGCTTATTCCGGAAGCCTGCGGGATCGGAGCGGACGGCAGGCGGCATACCGTTTCTTTTTGGACAGAATGCCGCCGGAGAGCCGCGGCGGGATGCCGCGCAGGAATGAGGACGGTATACTGCAGGATGCGCTCTGGAATCCCTGCGGTGCGTTCAATCAGGCAATGATGGATCTCGGCGCGATGATCTGTCTTCCGAACGGACAGCCGAAGTGCGGGGCTTGCCCATTGGCGGTTTTTTGCATCGCGCATCGGCTCGGTCAGGAGGGGGATTTTCCCGTAAAGGAGGAAAAGAAGCCGAGAAGGGTCGAAAAAAGAACGGTCTTTCTGCTCCGGCGGGGAGAGGAAATCGCGCTTCGGAAGCGTCCGGCGCGGGGGCTTCTGGCAGGGCTTTATGAGCTCCCGAATACGGAGGGAACGCTGACGGAGACGGAAGCCCTGCAGTACCTTTCGGGGCTGGGGATCGCTCCGCTCCGCCTGCGGCGGCTCCCCCCGGCAAGGCATATCTTCACGCATAAGGAATGGGATATGAGCGGCTACGAGGTATTCATAGATGAGCTCGCGCCGCTGGGCGCTCCGGGGAAGGGGGAGGTGCGGTGCGAGGACAGTGCGGCATGGGCAGACAGAAAGAAGCAATCACAGGCGATTGCTCTGAACCGCTCAAAGCCGCGTGTCTCCCCTGCTCAAAGATCGGGGGCAGAGGAGACGGCGGGCGGGATTTTCTTCGCCCCGCGCGCGGCAATACGGGAGCGGTATCCCGTTCCCTCCGCCTTTTCCGCATATACGGTATTGTTCTAG
- a CDS encoding amidophosphoribosyltransferase: MGGFFGVASKEDCVFDLFFGTDYHSHLGTRRGGLATYSRETGFDRTIHNIENSPFRTKFEKEINGMRGNLGIGCISDYDPQPLLIRSHHGTYALTTVGRINNIEVLLKQVFRENRMHFFEMTSGEINQTELVAALINQKDNLIEGIRYAQELVDGSLSLLLLTPKCVYAARDPLGRTPVVIGEKEEGYCASFEAFAYLNLGYHDYKELGPGEIVAMRPEGVVTLHAPGKKMKICTFLWVYYGYPSSKYEGVSVEEMRYRCGENMAKRDGMTREEIDIVAGVPDSGTAHAVGYANASGVPFSRPFIKYTPTWPRSFMPPTQKKRDMIARMKLIPVHELINGRRILLIDDSIVRGTQLRETTEYLYDTGATEVHARPACPPILFGCRYLNFSRSTGEMELIARRVIAEAEGEKVERVLLEDYAAPDSDRYRRMLEGICRKMKFSSLKFNRLDDMLDAVGIDREKLCTYCWDGRE, from the coding sequence ATGGGTGGATTTTTCGGCGTAGCTTCAAAGGAAGATTGTGTGTTTGATCTGTTTTTCGGGACGGATTACCATTCCCACCTGGGAACGCGACGAGGGGGGCTGGCGACCTACTCGCGGGAAACAGGCTTTGATCGTACGATTCACAATATTGAGAATTCTCCGTTTCGTACGAAATTCGAAAAGGAGATCAATGGGATGAGGGGAAATCTGGGGATCGGCTGTATCTCAGACTATGACCCGCAGCCGCTGCTGATCCGTTCTCATCACGGCACCTATGCTCTGACCACTGTGGGCAGAATCAACAATATCGAGGTGCTCCTCAAGCAGGTGTTCCGGGAGAATCGGATGCACTTTTTCGAGATGACCAGCGGCGAAATCAACCAGACGGAGCTGGTCGCGGCGCTCATCAACCAGAAGGATAATCTGATCGAGGGGATTCGCTATGCGCAGGAGCTCGTCGACGGCTCCCTGTCATTGCTCTTACTGACACCGAAATGCGTCTATGCTGCGAGAGATCCGCTAGGGAGAACGCCGGTCGTGATCGGAGAGAAGGAGGAGGGGTACTGTGCGTCCTTCGAGGCATTTGCTTATCTGAATCTCGGGTATCACGATTATAAGGAGCTGGGGCCGGGAGAGATCGTGGCGATGCGTCCGGAGGGGGTCGTGACGCTGCATGCACCGGGAAAGAAAATGAAGATCTGCACCTTTCTCTGGGTTTATTACGGCTACCCCTCCTCGAAGTATGAGGGAGTTTCCGTCGAGGAGATGCGCTATCGCTGCGGAGAAAATATGGCGAAGCGTGATGGCATGACGAGAGAGGAGATCGACATTGTCGCCGGTGTGCCGGATTCCGGTACGGCGCATGCCGTCGGATATGCCAATGCCTCCGGCGTGCCGTTTTCGAGACCCTTCATCAAATACACCCCGACATGGCCGCGTTCCTTCATGCCGCCGACGCAGAAGAAGCGGGATATGATCGCAAGAATGAAGCTGATACCGGTGCATGAGCTGATTAACGGACGCCGCATCCTGCTGATCGACGATTCTATCGTCCGCGGGACGCAGCTTCGGGAAACCACGGAGTATCTCTATGATACCGGCGCGACGGAGGTACACGCCCGCCCGGCGTGTCCGCCGATTCTTTTCGGCTGCAGGTATCTGAATTTTTCCCGCTCTACGGGCGAAATGGAGCTGATTGCCCGCCGTGTTATCGCGGAGGCGGAGGGAGAGAAGGTGGAACGGGTTTTGCTTGAGGACTATGCCGCTCCGGATTCCGATCGTTACCGGAGGATGCTGGAGGGGATCTGCAGGAAGATGAAATTCAGCTCACTGAAATTTAACCGTCTTGACGATATGCTGGATGCCGTCGGGATTGACAGGGAGAAGCTCTGCACCTACTGCTGGGATGGAAGAGAGTAA